A region of Lacinutrix sp. Hel_I_90 DNA encodes the following proteins:
- a CDS encoding S46 family peptidase, which yields MKLLKFLLLFITFNLSAQQGGMWIPSLLEGMNEDEMATLGSKLTAKDIYDINTSSLKDAIGHFNGGCTSEVISDQGLILTNHHCGFSQIQSHSSLENDYLKDGFWAMNLEDELPNEGLFIEFIVRIEDVTFQVLKGVEDAMPENEKQSIISKNSNAVEAATTREAWQNTKVKSFYKGNQYFLFVTERFEDIRLVGAPPTSIGKFGSDTDNWVFPRHTGDFSMFRIYADANNRPAKYSKDNKPYKPKHFLPISLDGVEEGDFTLVFGFPGRTNEYLPAVAIAHITEDFNPSNIAIREAALKVIDAAMKSSDAVRIKYASKQARIANAWKKWIGENLGIKKSGAIAERRKFETAFTNALIEKNLVAKYGAILPEFDRLYNDFAAINIKRRNFIEVFMVTNELMQMTYRAFQLEQAIMANPDNFEKAKADLIGRLKGIHKNYDVAVDKGVYNNVMPLYAPNNVTASIFEKTAFTDLKSALALLDGKPKEVLKKLNKDAAYAYAKPIIEAYTTKIDPEFQQKNEAITALQTKYMTALMEALPEARYFPDANGTLRVTYGQVRGYSPRDAVYYEPVSHLQGVIEKYVPGDYEFDVPQKLLDLYETKDYGPYADSKGKMPLCFLGTNHTTGGNSGSPAIDANGNLVGLNFDRVWEGTMSDMNYDPEICRNIMVDARYILFIVDKFAGATRLIEEMTLVHPKKSK from the coding sequence ATGAAACTCTTAAAATTCCTACTCCTTTTTATTACCTTTAACCTTTCTGCCCAACAAGGCGGCATGTGGATTCCTTCTCTCTTAGAAGGCATGAACGAAGATGAGATGGCTACCCTTGGTAGCAAACTCACCGCTAAAGATATTTATGATATCAATACTTCCAGTTTAAAAGATGCTATAGGTCATTTTAACGGGGGTTGCACCAGTGAAGTCATTAGTGATCAAGGCTTAATTTTAACGAATCATCACTGTGGATTTTCTCAAATTCAATCACATTCTTCATTAGAAAACGATTATTTAAAAGATGGCTTTTGGGCAATGAATCTGGAAGATGAATTACCAAATGAAGGCTTATTTATAGAATTTATAGTACGCATTGAGGATGTTACTTTTCAAGTTCTAAAAGGTGTAGAGGATGCGATGCCCGAAAATGAAAAACAATCCATAATCTCTAAGAATAGTAATGCGGTTGAGGCTGCTACAACCAGGGAAGCATGGCAAAACACGAAAGTGAAGTCGTTTTACAAGGGCAATCAATATTTTTTGTTTGTAACCGAACGCTTTGAAGACATCCGTTTAGTTGGTGCACCGCCTACCAGTATAGGTAAATTTGGAAGCGATACAGACAACTGGGTGTTCCCAAGACACACTGGAGATTTCTCAATGTTCCGTATTTATGCAGATGCCAATAATCGTCCTGCGAAATATAGTAAAGATAATAAACCTTATAAGCCAAAACATTTTTTACCCATCTCTTTAGATGGTGTTGAAGAAGGCGATTTTACTCTCGTTTTTGGCTTCCCTGGCAGAACAAACGAATATTTACCAGCGGTTGCGATAGCGCATATAACTGAAGATTTTAATCCCAGTAATATTGCGATTCGTGAAGCAGCTTTAAAGGTAATAGATGCTGCCATGAAGTCTAGTGATGCCGTAAGAATTAAATATGCGTCTAAACAAGCACGAATCGCCAACGCATGGAAAAAATGGATAGGTGAAAATTTAGGCATTAAAAAAAGTGGTGCTATTGCGGAACGCCGTAAATTTGAAACCGCCTTTACTAATGCATTAATTGAGAAAAATTTAGTCGCTAAATACGGGGCTATTCTACCTGAATTTGACCGTTTGTATAATGATTTTGCTGCAATAAATATTAAACGTCGAAACTTTATTGAAGTCTTTATGGTCACTAATGAACTCATGCAAATGACGTATAGAGCCTTCCAACTGGAGCAAGCAATAATGGCAAATCCCGATAATTTTGAAAAGGCAAAAGCAGACCTCATTGGACGACTAAAAGGTATTCATAAAAATTATGATGTAGCAGTAGATAAAGGTGTTTACAATAATGTGATGCCGCTTTATGCTCCAAATAACGTAACTGCTTCAATCTTTGAAAAAACAGCATTTACAGATTTAAAATCTGCATTAGCCCTTTTAGATGGCAAACCAAAAGAAGTCCTTAAAAAATTAAATAAAGATGCGGCTTATGCGTATGCAAAGCCAATTATAGAAGCCTATACTACTAAAATTGATCCGGAATTTCAACAAAAAAACGAAGCGATTACTGCTTTGCAAACAAAATACATGACGGCACTAATGGAAGCCTTACCTGAGGCACGCTACTTTCCAGACGCCAATGGCACACTCCGGGTAACCTATGGTCAGGTGCGCGGTTACTCTCCTAGAGATGCGGTGTATTATGAACCTGTTAGCCACTTACAAGGTGTCATAGAAAAATATGTGCCTGGTGATTACGAATTTGATGTGCCACAAAAGCTATTGGATTTATATGAAACTAAAGATTACGGACCCTATGCCGACTCAAAAGGTAAAATGCCATTGTGCTTTTTAGGAACCAATCACACCACTGGTGGCAACTCTGGAAGTCCAGCTATTGATGCAAATGGCAATCTTGTTGGTTTAAATTTTGATCGCGTTTGGGAAGGCACCATGAGCGACATGAATTACGATCCTGAGATTTGCAGAAATATCATGGTCGATGCGCGTTACATTTTATTTATTGTCGATAAGTTTGCTGGCGCCACACGATTGATTGAGGAGATGACCTTAGTGCACCCTAAAAAGAGTAAGTAG
- a CDS encoding methionine aminotransferase, whose protein sequence is MQHQSKLPTIGTTIFSVMSTLANKHNAINLSQGFPDFNSDQKLKDLVTKAMGSGYNQYAPMPGNMELREAIADKIHLLYNAIYTPETEITITAGATQAIYTIISTFIRQNDEVIIFRPAYDCYEPAVEVNGGKTIGIQLEAPHYKIDWNNVNKHFSAKTKLIIINTPQNPSGSVLLEDDMLALQKLTKNTNCIVLSDEVYEHIIFDGLQHQSICKFPDLKSRSFITASFGKTFHNTGWKVGYCCAPKVLMDEFRKVHQFNVFSVNNPMQKAFADYLKEPDHYLELSQFYQQKRDLFLNLIAPSRFKSIPAKGTYFQVLDFSEITQENDVAFAKELTIEKGLAAIPLSVFNENNKDYKVLRFCFAKTEDTLKKAAQILNHI, encoded by the coding sequence ATGCAGCACCAATCAAAACTACCAACTATAGGCACGACTATTTTCTCTGTCATGAGTACATTGGCAAATAAGCACAATGCGATTAATCTATCTCAAGGCTTTCCAGATTTTAATAGTGACCAAAAATTAAAGGATTTAGTCACTAAAGCAATGGGTTCTGGTTATAACCAATATGCACCAATGCCAGGAAATATGGAATTGCGTGAAGCGATTGCCGACAAAATACACTTACTTTATAATGCTATTTATACTCCTGAAACCGAGATTACAATAACTGCAGGGGCAACGCAGGCTATTTATACCATAATTTCTACTTTTATAAGACAAAATGATGAGGTTATTATTTTTAGACCAGCCTATGATTGTTATGAACCAGCAGTTGAAGTTAACGGTGGAAAAACAATAGGAATACAACTAGAAGCACCCCATTATAAAATAGACTGGAATAACGTTAATAAACATTTTTCTGCGAAAACAAAATTGATTATTATCAATACACCGCAAAACCCTAGTGGAAGTGTTTTGTTAGAAGATGATATGTTGGCACTTCAAAAGCTAACAAAAAACACCAATTGCATCGTGTTAAGTGATGAAGTGTATGAACACATTATTTTTGATGGTTTACAACATCAAAGTATTTGTAAGTTTCCAGATTTAAAATCTAGGAGTTTTATAACGGCTTCCTTTGGTAAAACATTTCATAACACGGGTTGGAAAGTGGGGTATTGTTGTGCGCCAAAAGTACTCATGGATGAATTTAGAAAAGTTCACCAATTTAATGTGTTTAGTGTCAATAATCCCATGCAGAAGGCATTTGCAGACTATTTAAAAGAACCTGATCATTATCTGGAATTGTCGCAATTCTATCAACAAAAAAGAGATCTGTTTTTGAACTTAATAGCGCCTTCTCGGTTTAAAAGTATTCCAGCAAAAGGGACTTATTTTCAGGTGTTAGATTTTTCTGAAATTACTCAAGAGAATGATGTTGCTTTTGCTAAGGAATTAACCATAGAGAAAGGTTTGGCCGCTATCCCTTTATCGGTTTTTAATGAAAATAATAAAGATTATAAAGTGCTGCGTTTTTGTTTTGCTAAAACAGAAGACACATTAAAAAAGGCAGCCCAAATTTTAAATCATATTTAA
- a CDS encoding amidohydrolase, translating to MSDVLNIAIIQSNLVWENPVENRTNFTEKMNAITKQVDLIILPEMFTTGFTMNAETVAETMEGETIRWMKRMAKEKNCAVTGSLIIEENNSYYNRLAFVHPNETIAIYNKRHTFTLAGENKVYEAGKEKVIVAYKGWKICPQVCYDLRFPVFSRNTENYDLLLYVANWPKPRIAAWDALLKARAIENMSYCIGVNRVGLDAKKHEYPGHSAAYDVLGEKLTHLEANTEGIEVIELSKTHIEKNRKHLGFLNDKDAFNLTM from the coding sequence ATGAGTGACGTATTAAATATAGCAATTATACAATCTAATTTAGTTTGGGAAAACCCGGTTGAAAACCGTACTAATTTTACTGAAAAAATGAACGCTATCACGAAGCAGGTAGACTTAATCATTCTACCAGAAATGTTTACTACTGGTTTTACCATGAATGCAGAGACTGTTGCAGAAACAATGGAAGGGGAAACAATAAGATGGATGAAGCGTATGGCTAAGGAAAAGAACTGCGCGGTAACAGGAAGTCTTATCATTGAAGAAAACAATAGCTATTATAACCGTCTTGCTTTTGTTCACCCAAACGAAACGATAGCTATTTATAACAAGCGCCACACCTTTACATTGGCCGGTGAAAACAAGGTTTACGAAGCGGGAAAAGAGAAAGTTATTGTCGCATATAAAGGATGGAAAATTTGTCCGCAAGTATGTTACGACCTTCGTTTTCCAGTATTCTCAAGAAACACAGAAAATTATGATCTGTTGCTTTATGTTGCCAATTGGCCAAAACCTAGAATTGCAGCTTGGGATGCTTTGCTTAAAGCCCGCGCTATAGAAAATATGAGTTACTGTATTGGTGTTAACCGTGTAGGTTTAGATGCAAAAAAACATGAGTATCCTGGGCATTCTGCTGCTTATGATGTGTTAGGAGAAAAACTAACGCATTTAGAAGCTAATACGGAAGGCATCGAAGTCATTGAACTCTCTAAAACGCATATTGAAAAAAACAGAAAACATCTTGGTTTTTTAAATGATAAGGATGCTTTTAATCTAACAATGTAA
- a CDS encoding Ig-like domain-containing protein, whose translation MQNRLYNFLFFLVIAIIIGSCANRGTPNGGEKDILPPKIVKSVPENYSTNFAGKEIRIYFDEYIKTKNLSKQLVISPPMKTQPEITPLGSASKYITIKIFDTLKPNTTYAFNFGNSIVDNNEENPFKFYRYVFSTGSYIDSLSVKGSIKDALKFETDDFVSVALYEVDSTYSDSLIYKETPDYITNTLDSTTNFKIENVKAGTYMLRALKDKNGNNTFQQKTEKIAFYEKPITLPQDSTGFELRLFKEEVNYRAVKPSLISGENLAFGFEGDYNNMTIELLSKVPDTFRSRYYKQEEKDTLLYFYSPKLEVDSLIFKVSNLKKQVIDTFTVKIRDNVRDSLILKPSPRSIIKFNQDYTISGNIPFETFDVNKISIRSKDSLLVDFTTAYDSLKNDFKIKFKKEEDNKYNIELLPGAITDLFQNTNDTLRNSVRTQTKYSYYTSRVILDNAKYPVIVQLTNNKYEVVAEQYLEAPKPVDFEDLDSGMYYLRVIYDENKNGKYDTGDYLKGTQPERVSYSPKQVEAIAGFDAITEFTLLD comes from the coding sequence ATGCAAAATAGGCTTTATAACTTTCTTTTCTTTTTAGTAATCGCAATTATAATTGGTAGTTGTGCTAATCGTGGCACTCCAAATGGCGGAGAAAAAGATATTTTACCACCAAAAATTGTAAAATCAGTTCCTGAAAATTACAGCACTAATTTTGCAGGAAAAGAAATACGTATTTACTTTGATGAATATATAAAAACAAAAAACTTAAGTAAACAGCTGGTTATTTCACCTCCCATGAAAACACAGCCTGAAATTACACCTTTAGGTTCTGCAAGTAAATATATAACCATTAAAATTTTTGATACGTTAAAGCCTAATACTACATATGCTTTTAATTTTGGGAATAGTATTGTGGATAATAATGAAGAAAATCCATTTAAGTTTTACAGATATGTGTTCTCTACGGGTAGTTATATCGATTCCCTATCTGTAAAAGGAAGCATTAAAGATGCTCTAAAGTTTGAAACGGATGATTTTGTATCCGTTGCTTTATATGAAGTCGATTCTACCTATTCCGATTCCTTAATTTATAAGGAAACACCAGACTACATCACCAATACTTTAGACAGTACAACAAACTTTAAAATTGAAAATGTAAAAGCGGGGACCTATATGCTTCGTGCTTTAAAAGATAAGAATGGGAACAATACGTTTCAGCAAAAGACAGAGAAGATTGCTTTTTACGAAAAACCAATTACACTACCTCAGGATTCTACTGGTTTTGAGCTGAGATTATTTAAAGAAGAAGTCAATTACAGAGCCGTAAAACCCAGTTTGATTAGTGGTGAAAACCTTGCTTTTGGTTTTGAAGGCGATTATAACAATATGACTATTGAATTGCTGTCTAAAGTCCCTGACACCTTTAGGTCACGCTACTACAAGCAGGAAGAAAAAGACACTCTCCTTTATTTTTACAGTCCAAAGTTGGAAGTAGACTCACTAATCTTTAAAGTTTCAAATTTAAAAAAGCAAGTCATCGACACTTTTACTGTAAAAATTAGAGATAATGTACGTGACTCGTTAATTTTAAAACCAAGTCCGAGAAGCATAATAAAGTTCAATCAAGATTATACCATTTCTGGAAATATTCCTTTTGAAACATTTGATGTAAACAAAATAAGTATTCGCAGCAAAGATTCACTCCTTGTCGATTTCACAACAGCTTATGATTCGCTTAAGAACGACTTCAAAATAAAATTTAAAAAAGAGGAAGACAATAAATATAACATTGAATTATTGCCAGGGGCCATCACAGATTTGTTTCAAAACACTAATGATACGCTAAGAAATTCAGTAAGAACACAAACTAAATATAGCTATTATACTTCAAGAGTTATTTTAGACAATGCCAAATATCCTGTAATTGTTCAATTAACCAATAACAAATACGAAGTCGTTGCAGAACAATATCTTGAAGCACCCAAGCCCGTAGACTTTGAGGATTTAGATTCAGGCATGTACTATTTACGGGTTATTTATGACGAAAACAAAAACGGCAAATACGACACAGGAGACTATTTAAAGGGGACTCAACCTGAACGCGTAAGCTATAGTCCAAAACAGGTGGAAGCCATCGCTGGTTTCGACGCTATCACTGAGTTTACATTGTTAGATTAA
- a CDS encoding ComF family protein has protein sequence MSKLFYGRAKIINGTALLRFEKKGSVQQLIHELKYREQQDVGLFLGNWLGEELKTIEAYKSIDLVIPVPLHKNKLRRRGYNQVTKFGQQIAKALNTDYDESVLIKITNTTSQVNKKRFARWSNNDELFSLINKEKIENKHILLVDDIITTGATIEACIQVLNRADHVTISIATMAIA, from the coding sequence GTGAGTAAACTATTTTACGGACGGGCTAAAATTATAAATGGCACAGCACTACTTAGGTTTGAAAAAAAAGGAAGCGTGCAGCAACTAATACATGAGTTAAAATATAGAGAACAGCAAGATGTTGGGCTTTTTTTAGGCAATTGGCTTGGCGAAGAATTAAAGACAATAGAAGCCTATAAAAGCATCGATTTAGTGATACCAGTACCATTGCATAAAAACAAGTTGAGACGTCGTGGTTATAACCAAGTGACCAAATTTGGACAACAAATTGCAAAAGCTCTAAATACGGATTACGATGAGTCCGTACTTATTAAAATCACAAATACGACCTCTCAAGTTAATAAAAAACGATTTGCACGATGGAGTAACAACGATGAATTATTCTCATTAATAAACAAAGAAAAAATAGAAAATAAACACATTCTCTTGGTCGATGATATCATCACCACAGGTGCCACAATCGAAGCCTGTATTCAAGTGCTCAACAGAGCAGATCACGTAACTATTAGTATAGCAACTATGGCAATTGCCTAA
- a CDS encoding glycine--tRNA ligase, with product MANQDDKFKKVISHAKEYGYVFQSSEIYDGLSAVYDYAQNGVELKKNIRDYWWKAMVQMHDNIVGLDASIFMHPTTWKASGHVDAFNDPLIDNKDSKKRYRADVLIEDYCAKIEAKIDKEVAKAAKRFGEAFNKQEFLSTNPRVIGYQEKIDSILKRMGQSLEKEDLADVKGLIEELEIGCPVSGSKNWTDVKQFNLMFGTKLGASAESAMDLYLRPETAQGIFVNFLNVQKSGRMKIPFGIAQTGKAFRNEIVARQFIFRMREFEQMEMQFFIKPGTQQKWFEHWKETRMKWHLSLGLGEDNYRFHDHEKLAHYADAATDIEFKFPFGFKELEGIHSRTDFDLSQHEKHSGKKLQYFDHEENKSYTPYVLETSIGLDRMFLAVFSNALEDETLEDGSVRTVLKLPAVLAPFKAAVLPLVKKDGLPEIAQQIVDDLKWDFNVAYDEKDAVGRRYRRQDANGTPFCITVDHDTLEDNTVTIRYRDSMEQKRVKIDALRAIIKEAVDVRTWLMKM from the coding sequence ATGGCAAATCAAGACGATAAATTTAAAAAGGTAATCTCACATGCAAAAGAATATGGTTATGTATTCCAGAGTAGTGAAATATATGACGGACTAAGCGCCGTCTATGATTACGCACAAAACGGAGTAGAGTTAAAAAAGAACATTCGTGACTATTGGTGGAAAGCCATGGTGCAAATGCATGATAATATTGTTGGTTTAGATGCTTCAATTTTTATGCATCCAACCACATGGAAAGCTTCAGGGCACGTTGACGCCTTTAACGATCCGTTAATTGATAATAAAGATTCTAAAAAACGCTATAGAGCAGATGTTTTAATTGAAGATTACTGCGCTAAAATTGAAGCAAAAATTGATAAAGAAGTAGCCAAGGCGGCAAAACGTTTTGGGGAAGCCTTTAATAAACAGGAGTTTCTTTCTACCAATCCACGTGTTATTGGTTACCAGGAAAAAATTGATAGTATCCTAAAACGTATGGGACAATCTCTTGAGAAAGAAGATTTAGCAGATGTAAAAGGGCTCATTGAAGAATTGGAGATTGGCTGCCCCGTAAGTGGAAGTAAGAACTGGACAGATGTTAAACAATTTAATTTAATGTTTGGCACTAAATTAGGAGCCAGTGCAGAAAGCGCTATGGATCTCTATTTACGACCAGAAACAGCACAAGGAATTTTTGTGAATTTCTTAAACGTGCAAAAATCGGGACGAATGAAAATTCCATTTGGTATTGCGCAAACAGGAAAAGCGTTTAGAAATGAAATTGTGGCAAGACAGTTTATTTTTAGAATGCGTGAGTTTGAGCAAATGGAAATGCAATTTTTTATTAAACCAGGAACCCAACAAAAATGGTTTGAGCATTGGAAAGAAACCAGAATGAAATGGCATTTGTCATTAGGACTTGGTGAAGATAATTACCGTTTCCATGATCATGAAAAATTAGCACATTATGCAGATGCAGCGACAGATATAGAGTTTAAATTCCCGTTCGGATTTAAAGAGTTGGAAGGGATTCACTCACGTACAGATTTTGATTTGAGTCAGCATGAAAAACACTCAGGTAAAAAGCTTCAATACTTCGATCATGAAGAAAACAAGAGCTACACGCCGTATGTTTTAGAGACTTCAATAGGTCTAGATCGTATGTTTTTAGCCGTCTTTTCGAATGCTTTAGAAGATGAAACGCTAGAGGATGGAAGTGTTAGAACCGTTTTAAAATTGCCGGCAGTTTTAGCCCCTTTTAAAGCCGCGGTACTTCCACTAGTTAAAAAAGATGGTTTACCAGAAATCGCACAACAAATTGTTGATGACTTAAAATGGGATTTCAATGTCGCTTATGATGAGAAAGATGCTGTAGGAAGACGTTACAGGCGTCAAGATGCGAACGGAACACCATTTTGTATTACTGTAGATCATGATACGTTAGAAGATAATACAGTAACCATTAGATATAGAGACTCTATGGAACAAAAACGGGTTAAAATAGATGCCCTTAGAGCGATTATTAAAGAAGCGGTTGATGTGAGAACTTGGTTAATGAAGATGTAA
- a CDS encoding transglutaminase domain-containing protein, whose amino-acid sequence MFVKYLLSFLFLFSLGAQSQIGSVIGHKNNAIIQQSKTRKDRVTHNLVLEKLAYSITKGKESQVEKAQAIYLWITKNISYDHELRVNKKLQKEFYTSRENVIQKVLQRQKALCGGFAFLFEQLCEQAGIEAKTIHGFTKLAMAYDKPNHSWSAVRLDGKWHLLDITWSVSNGNPGNPDAYWYLTPPNTFIKSHYPEDINWTLLNKPPSLLDFIN is encoded by the coding sequence ATGTTTGTTAAATACCTGCTGTCTTTCCTGTTCTTATTTTCCTTAGGGGCTCAATCACAAATTGGTTCTGTAATTGGGCATAAAAACAATGCAATAATACAACAAAGTAAAACCAGAAAAGATCGTGTTACGCATAACCTGGTCTTAGAAAAATTGGCATACAGCATTACTAAAGGCAAGGAAAGTCAAGTGGAAAAAGCACAGGCAATTTATCTTTGGATTACCAAAAACATTAGCTATGATCATGAGTTGAGAGTTAATAAAAAACTTCAAAAAGAATTTTATACTTCAAGAGAGAACGTCATTCAAAAAGTACTGCAACGCCAGAAAGCACTTTGTGGTGGGTTTGCCTTTTTATTTGAGCAGTTATGTGAGCAGGCTGGTATAGAAGCAAAAACAATTCATGGGTTTACTAAACTAGCAATGGCCTATGATAAACCTAATCATTCTTGGAGCGCTGTTAGGCTGGATGGTAAATGGCACCTTTTAGATATTACGTGGTCTGTTAGCAATGGTAATCCTGGGAATCCTGATGCGTATTGGTATTTAACACCCCCTAATACCTTTATAAAAAGTCACTATCCAGAAGATATTAATTGGACATTGCTTAATAAGCCTCCGTCCTTATTAGATTTTATAAACTGA
- the rpmA gene encoding 50S ribosomal protein L27: MAHKKGVGSSKNGRESESKRLGVKIFGGQAAIAGNIIIRQRGNTHHPGENVYQGKDHTLHARVDGLVKFTKKRDDKSYVSIEPFEA; the protein is encoded by the coding sequence ATGGCTCACAAAAAAGGAGTTGGTAGTTCTAAAAACGGTAGAGAATCAGAATCAAAACGCTTAGGTGTTAAGATATTTGGTGGTCAAGCAGCTATCGCGGGGAACATTATCATAAGACAAAGAGGTAATACACACCACCCAGGTGAAAATGTATACCAAGGAAAAGATCATACTTTACACGCTAGAGTTGATGGTCTTGTAAAATTCACAAAGAAAAGAGACGATAAGTCTTATGTTTCTATTGAGCCTTTCGAGGCTTAG
- the rplU gene encoding 50S ribosomal protein L21, translating into MYAIVEIAGHQFKVEKDQKVFVNRLATEEGKKVDFDNVLLIADGDNITLGAPAIGGALVSAKVLKHLQGDKVIVFKKKRRKGYRVKNGHRQALSEIVIESIVASGAKKSEKKAEKAAPKKESTATKAKVETTKKAEPKAEAKATTKAKKDVEVSENLVTRAEHRAEDKDLEINIDKVLHSIGTALKADAQDLKKINGIGPAYEKRLNAVGIYTYEQISKLKAADRDELSAIDGITREKIESEEWVKQAKELLKKQ; encoded by the coding sequence ATGTACGCAATTGTAGAGATAGCAGGGCATCAATTTAAAGTTGAAAAAGACCAAAAAGTTTTTGTTAATCGTTTAGCAACAGAAGAAGGTAAGAAAGTAGATTTCGATAACGTTCTTTTAATTGCAGATGGTGACAATATTACTTTAGGCGCCCCAGCTATAGGCGGAGCACTAGTAAGTGCAAAAGTCTTAAAGCACCTTCAAGGTGATAAAGTTATTGTTTTCAAAAAGAAAAGAAGAAAAGGTTACCGTGTGAAAAACGGTCACAGACAAGCCCTTTCTGAAATCGTAATTGAAAGCATTGTAGCTTCAGGAGCAAAAAAATCTGAAAAGAAAGCTGAAAAAGCCGCTCCGAAAAAAGAATCAACCGCTACTAAAGCAAAGGTTGAGACAACTAAAAAAGCTGAACCAAAAGCAGAAGCAAAAGCTACTACTAAGGCAAAGAAAGACGTTGAAGTTAGCGAAAATCTTGTAACTCGTGCTGAACACCGTGCAGAAGACAAAGATCTTGAAATTAACATCGACAAGGTACTTCACAGTATCGGAACAGCTTTAAAAGCTGATGCCCAAGATTTAAAAAAAATCAACGGTATTGGTCCAGCGTATGAAAAGAGACTTAACGCAGTTGGCATTTACACTTACGAGCAAATTAGTAAGTTAAAAGCAGCAGACCGTGATGAGCTTTCGGCTATCGATGGTATTACTCGTGAGAAGATAGAATCTGAAGAATGGGTAAAGCAAGCAAAAGAATTGCTTAAGAAACAATAA
- a CDS encoding DUF4199 domain-containing protein, producing MKNFTLPIRFGLVMSASLIAFFLFLALFNLHTNPLFSLGNGLITGFGIFETIRYHKLEKGKDFSYSSGFTVGIVSGFIATIIFTLFFLLYATEINKDFLLELLTVFERDYEVGIGLVVFVVAIMGFSTTVVLTLTGMQYFKNSGNIPKTKEKSDRDTNLKEVS from the coding sequence ATGAAAAACTTTACACTCCCAATACGCTTTGGCTTAGTAATGAGTGCATCCCTAATTGCTTTCTTTTTATTTCTCGCACTCTTTAATTTACATACTAATCCCCTTTTTAGTTTAGGGAATGGACTTATTACAGGTTTTGGTATTTTTGAAACCATTCGTTATCATAAGTTAGAAAAAGGAAAGGATTTTTCTTATTCTAGTGGGTTTACTGTAGGTATAGTCTCTGGATTTATAGCGACTATTATATTCACACTATTTTTTTTACTCTATGCTACAGAAATAAATAAAGATTTCCTTTTAGAATTACTCACCGTATTTGAAAGAGATTATGAAGTTGGCATTGGATTAGTCGTTTTTGTTGTCGCTATTATGGGGTTTTCAACTACAGTCGTATTGACCTTAACTGGGATGCAATATTTTAAGAATAGTGGCAACATCCCAAAAACCAAAGAAAAATCAGACCGAGACACGAATTTAAAGGAAGTCTCTTAA